Within the Luteimonas sp. JM171 genome, the region CGCCAACCGCTGGAAGTGGCGGCCGGCAACGGCCTGCGCTTCGCGCTATGGATGATGATGGCCACGGCCGCGGCCCTGCTCCTGCTGGGGCTGCTGGATGCGCCGTACCAGAAGTGGAACTGGCGGCGGAAGCTGAAGATGACCCGCCAGGAACTGCGCGAGGAACTGAAGGAATCGGAGGGCAAGCCCGAGGTCAAGGGCCGCATCCGCCAGCTGCAGCAGCAGATGGCGAGCCAGCGGATGATGGAGGACGTGCCCGGGGCCGACGCGATCATCGTCAACCCCACCCATTACGCGGTGGCGATCCGGTACGGGGCCGACATGAACGCACCCCGGGTGGTGGCCAAGGGCGTGGACCAGCTGGCCCTGCGGATCCGGGAAATCGGCGAAGAGCACCGGGTGCCACTGGTGTCCGCGCCGCCGCTGGCACGGGTCTTGTATCGGGAAGCGGAGGTTGGCCAGGAAATTCCCGTGAAGCTCTACTCCGCCGTTGCCCACGTGCTCTCGTATGTCTACCAGCTGCGCAGTTGGAAGCCGGGGACCCCGCGGCCGCAGCTGCGGGGCGTGGAAGTGGACGAGGGTGGCCAGGCGCCGGGTGGCACACGGTGAGCGCCGTCGCCCAGACCAGCGGCAGGCAGATCCTGCAGGCCGTGCGCAGCGGCCTTGGCGCGCCGCTGATCGTGCTCGCGCTGCTGGCCATGGTGGTGGTGCCGCTGCCGCCGCTGGTGCTCGATGGACTCTTCAGCTTCAACATCGCGCTGTCGC harbors:
- the flhB gene encoding flagellar biosynthesis protein FlhB, which translates into the protein MAENENGQEKTEQPSEKRLREAREKGNVPRSRELSTVAVFGSGVAALLAMGGGFAARALDWMRGALTPDPELAGSPELLFGHVGELIVGFMWILVPLVVVTLLACFISPLVMGGLNFSGKSLVPDIKRINPLSGLKRIYGPEGAAELLKSLLRVTLVGAAAALFLVPGMDRLQGMLRQPLEVAAGNGLRFALWMMMATAAALLLLGLLDAPYQKWNWRRKLKMTRQELREELKESEGKPEVKGRIRQLQQQMASQRMMEDVPGADAIIVNPTHYAVAIRYGADMNAPRVVAKGVDQLALRIREIGEEHRVPLVSAPPLARVLYREAEVGQEIPVKLYSAVAHVLSYVYQLRSWKPGTPRPQLRGVEVDEGGQAPGGTR